The genomic stretch CCGAGTTAGTAACCGATGCAAAACGTTGTACTTTAGCGAATATGGAGATTCCAGTTGGTGGAAGGTCAAGGAGATAGTGTGAACCATCACCGCAGCCTTGACCTTCTAGCAGGGGGAAGGTGTAGAGAGTTAAGCGAAATTCAGAACTTGAGTGTGACCAATGCCTTGGAAATTCCTCGCAACCTTAATGGGCATCCTCGTGCTTGCATCTGCAGGTGCGAATGCGCAGGAGATCAACTTCCCAGAGTTTTCCGATGACGCCCGGGAAGGAGGCTCTCTCTTCATGGGAAGTTGCGCTTCCTGCCACGGTCCTTTCGCCCAGGGAACCGAGAAGGGCCCGCCGTTGATCCATAAGTACTATGAACCCAATCATCACTCCGACCAGTCATTCATGTTGGCGATACGCCGGGGTGCGCGCCAACACCATTGGAACTTTGGTAACATGCCTGCGGTCAAAGGAGTTGCGGATGCGGAAATTCCGAAGATCATCCTTTATGTGCGTGAACTGCAGGAAGCCAACGGGATC from Candidatus Obscuribacterales bacterium encodes the following:
- a CDS encoding cytochrome c — encoded protein: MPWKFLATLMGILVLASAGANAQEINFPEFSDDAREGGSLFMGSCASCHGPFAQGTEKGPPLIHKYYEPNHHSDQSFMLAIRRGARQHHWNFGNMPAVKGVADAEIPKIILYVRELQEANGIN